One window of the Bacteroidales bacterium genome contains the following:
- a CDS encoding TonB-dependent receptor: METKKIIIILILLISTTSIIAQNLSGFIYTISETKAKEPVAGAIVYWCETQIATTSDINGKFEISENNIKDFRLIIKMLGFKIDTIQINKTEKEISHELIADSKQLKGVEISERNESFISKIDPRNVQIVNTGELYKAACCNLSESFETNASVDVNYSDAITGAKQIQLLGLSGIYSQIQTENIPSVRGMASAFGLNYIPGSWMQSIQISKGASSVINGFESITGQINVEYKKPSNSENLFVNLYTNNNLRNEININKVFGINDKLKTLFMISASDFSQKIDKNALINPITREKLKGDNFMDIPKTRTINLMNRWDYLVKEKFTSRFGIKFLDENRNGGTIDFNKKIFVKDTSAINKGTLPYGFELDTRRYEAFWKNGILFKNQPYKSVALILSTTNHEQKGFFGINNYFGEERTYYANFLYQSIIGNTDHKFTTGFSYIYDKFYEKYNQTLFVYNYQVTGDMSSNSFYTINHENLTNFLWKRTESVPGAFFEYTYNNLEKLIIIAGLRVDYHNIYGLFYTPRFNLRYHLDSTTTIRASAGLGYRTANAISENLSILSSQRQIVIDNDLNQEKALNMGINFTKEFKLFKRKAEFNLDLYRTMFMRQVIVDMDSTPTTVFVYNLNGKSYANSYQAQISLEPLKNLSLLLAYRINDVKTTISEKLTEKPFTPKYKGLVTLSYLTKGKKWQFDYTTQFNGSSRLPEQSMMPENLRRPARAPEYILMNVQITRKFKKVDIYIGSENLTDFKQSDPITEFFRPYHTYFDTAMNWGPIIGRIVYLGLRYTLK; the protein is encoded by the coding sequence ATGGAAACAAAAAAAATAATTATTATATTGATTTTATTAATCAGTACGACCTCAATAATCGCACAAAACTTATCTGGCTTCATATATACAATTAGCGAAACAAAAGCAAAAGAACCGGTAGCTGGTGCAATTGTTTATTGGTGCGAAACCCAAATTGCCACAACCTCCGACATAAATGGCAAATTCGAAATTTCAGAAAACAACATAAAAGATTTCAGGTTAATTATTAAAATGTTGGGATTTAAAATTGATACAATTCAAATAAACAAAACCGAAAAAGAAATTTCTCATGAATTGATTGCTGACTCAAAGCAACTCAAAGGTGTTGAGATTAGCGAAAGAAACGAAAGTTTTATTTCAAAAATTGACCCGAGAAATGTACAAATTGTGAACACAGGTGAATTATACAAAGCCGCATGCTGTAACCTTTCCGAAAGTTTTGAAACAAATGCTTCAGTTGATGTTAATTATAGCGATGCAATTACCGGAGCTAAACAAATTCAATTATTGGGACTTTCCGGTATTTATAGTCAAATACAAACAGAGAATATTCCATCTGTTCGCGGAATGGCTTCGGCATTCGGACTTAACTATATTCCGGGTTCATGGATGCAGTCAATTCAAATTTCCAAAGGCGCTTCTTCTGTTATCAATGGCTTTGAATCAATAACCGGACAAATAAATGTTGAGTATAAAAAACCTTCGAACTCCGAAAATTTATTTGTGAATTTATACACCAACAATAATCTACGTAATGAAATAAACATTAACAAAGTTTTTGGAATTAATGATAAACTAAAAACTCTTTTCATGATTAGTGCGAGCGATTTCTCTCAAAAAATAGATAAGAATGCATTAATAAATCCAATAACGAGAGAAAAACTAAAAGGTGATAATTTTATGGATATTCCGAAAACAAGAACCATCAATCTTATGAATCGTTGGGACTATCTGGTTAAAGAAAAATTTACTTCACGCTTTGGAATTAAATTTCTTGATGAAAACAGAAATGGAGGCACTATTGATTTTAATAAAAAAATATTTGTTAAAGATACATCGGCAATAAATAAAGGAACTTTGCCTTATGGCTTCGAACTTGACACTCGCCGCTATGAAGCATTCTGGAAAAACGGAATACTTTTTAAAAATCAACCATACAAAAGTGTTGCATTAATTTTATCGACAACAAATCATGAACAAAAAGGATTTTTTGGAATAAATAATTATTTCGGCGAAGAAAGAACTTATTATGCGAATTTTTTATATCAATCAATAATTGGCAATACCGACCATAAGTTCACTACCGGCTTTAGTTACATTTACGACAAGTTTTATGAAAAATATAATCAAACTCTTTTTGTTTACAATTATCAGGTAACCGGCGATATGTCGAGCAATAGTTTTTATACAATTAATCATGAAAATCTCACGAATTTTTTATGGAAAAGAACAGAATCGGTTCCCGGAGCATTTTTTGAATACACATATAATAATCTGGAAAAGCTTATTATTATTGCTGGTTTAAGAGTCGACTATCATAATATTTATGGACTATTCTACACACCAAGATTTAATCTGCGATATCATCTTGATTCAACCACAACAATAAGAGCATCTGCCGGCTTGGGTTATCGTACGGCAAATGCAATTTCAGAAAATCTTTCAATACTGTCGAGTCAAAGACAAATTGTTATTGATAATGATTTAAATCAGGAAAAAGCTTTGAATATGGGAATAAATTTCACAAAAGAATTCAAATTATTTAAACGAAAAGCAGAATTTAACCTTGATTTATATAGAACCATGTTTATGCGTCAGGTTATTGTTGACATGGACAGCACGCCTACAACGGTGTTTGTGTATAATTTAAACGGCAAATCTTATGCAAATAGTTATCAGGCACAAATAAGTTTAGAACCATTAAAAAATCTTTCACTTCTTCTTGCATACCGAATAAACGATGTAAAGACAACTATTTCGGAAAAATTGACAGAGAAACCATTCACTCCAAAATACAAAGGATTGGTAACATTATCGTATTTAACAAAAGGTAAAAAATGGCAATTTGATTACACAACGCAATTTAATGGAAGTTCCCGTTTACCGGAACAAAGCATGATGCCCGAGAATTTAAGAAGACCGGCACGAGCACCCGAATATATTTTAATGAACGTACAAATAACAAGAAAATTCAAAAAAGTAGATATTTATATTGGCTCCGAAAATTTAACTGATTTCAAACAAAGTGACCCAATCACAGAATTCTTCAGACCATATCATACATACTTTGATACCGCTATGAATTGGGGTCCGATAATAGGACGGATTGTTTATCTGGGTTTGAGATACACATTGAAATAA